In the genome of Takifugu rubripes chromosome 18, fTakRub1.2, whole genome shotgun sequence, one region contains:
- the LOC101073939 gene encoding kinesin-like protein KIF21A isoform X4, producing the protein MSSGPDESSVRVALRIRPQLAKEKIEGCHICTFVMPGEPQVVLGKDKAFTYDHVFDIDTQQETIYQHCTGRLIEGCFEGYNATIFAYGQTGSGKTYTMGTGFDVNIGDDELGIIPRAVNHLFRGIEERKQAATAQGRPVPEFKINAQFLELYNEEVLDLFDTARDPEARKQRSNIRIHEDANGGIYTVGVTTRTVTSAAEMIQCLKIGALSRTTASTQMNVQSSRSHAIFTIHLCQVRVCAPDNNETVTDNRLASNSDISEFETLTAKFHFVDLAGSERLKRTGATGDRAKEGISINCGLLALGNVISALGDRSKRSTHVPYRDSKLTRLLQDSLGGNSQTMMIACISPSDRDFMETLNTLKYANRARNIKNKVMVNQDKASQQISALRTEIARLQMELMEYKTGKRMVGEDGMEGINDLVHENSMLQTENNNLRVRVKAMQETIDAQRARLTQILSDQAYQVMAKAGEGNEEIGNMIQNYIKEIEELRAKLLESEAVCENLRKSLSRASTRSSLYGGPGSFSSALVVPEKEANEVIEMAKRNLEKLKKIKKKKKKSTNKEEAPDNEQEQSNEDVAEEGSDHDEAEDADAEEDEYDLAGDETSEDSDSEELDEKEDVQADLANITCEIAIKQKLIDELENSQRRLHTLKQQYEQKLTMLQNKIRDTQLERDKVLHNIGSVESGMEEKAKKIRVEYERKLSSMNKELQKLQSAQREHARLLKNQSQYEKQLKKLQMDVTEMKKTKVALMRQMKEQQDRNRAAESRRNREIASLKKDQRRAEYQLKQMEAQKRQQEMMLRRKTEEVSALRRQVRPASGTVSRKVSLPETSHKPTQGRMSASGVASSNGARNSSVRMGSVYLTRTARTKWQSLERRISDIIMQRMTISNMETDMNRLLRQREDLTKRRERVSRKREKMAAEGADADRSLASLNEELESLGANIDYINDSIADCQANIMQMEEAKEEGDTVDVAAVISSCSLSEARFLLDHLMNLAINKGLQASQKDSQLKVMEGRLKQTEINSATQNQLLFHMLKEKAEINPELEALLGNALQELGYLSPENGEDSSSDESTPSPAAEGSTLASDLMKLCGESRQRNKARRRAATQMELLYASSGDLSCEVPGGDFPSPLPSLSEQREGLSDTRGQTSGQLQEREWAVSPSPLTARPVTLSGARSPTGPERRQMERSPLSRRKQTTPTTIAATHTPSVSTAEAVAKSSNYQSPLEESPLSEGDRGVINPVTTTKTSRATKLQCVYIAEGHSKPVLCVDATDDLLFTGSKDRTCKVWNLVTGQEIMSLSDHPSSVVSVRYTSSLVFTVSTAYIKVWDIRDSAKCVRTLTSSGQVGSGDTTSSVRSFSVPPGESQINQIALNPSGYFLYAAAANAVRMWDLRKFASTGKLTGHLGPVLCLAVDRLGSGQDVVLTGSKDHHIKMHEVGEGTQGSIGSSHTFEPAHQDGVESLTVHRDVFFSGSRDCHIKKWDLASKQLLQSSGTQGDWVSALGVVPGSAVLLSGCRGGLLHLWHADSLAPLGEVRGHDSPINGLATNSNQVFTASDDRTVKIWEAKGSLEEGVY; encoded by the exons GATCCGTCCTCAGCTGGCCAAAGAGAAGATCGAGGGCTGCCACATCTGCACCTTTGTGATGCCCGGCGAGCCCCAGGTGGTCCTGGGCAAGGACAAGGCCTTCACCTACGACCACGTCTTTGACATAGACACTCAGCAGGAGACCATCTACCAGCACTGCACCGGGCGACTGATCGAAGGCTGCTTTGAGGGATACAATGCCACCATCTTTGCATACGGACAG ACAGGCTCGGGGAAGACCTACACTATGGGAACCGGCTTTGATGTCAACATCGGCGACGATGAGCTGGGCATAATTCCCCGCGCCGTCAACCACCTGTTCAGGGGAATTGAGGAGCGCAAACAAGCTGCCACGGCGCAGGGCAGGCCTGTCCCCGAGTTCAAGATTAACGCGCAGTTCCTGGAG CTGTACAATGAGGAAGTGCTGGACTTGTTCGATACAGCACGAGACCCCGAAGCCAGAAAACAACGATCCAACATCAGGATCCACGAGGACGCCAACGGGGGCATCTACACCGTCGGCGTGACCACGCGCACCGTCACGTCTGCAGCTGAG ATGATACAGTGCTTGAAGATAGGCGCCCTGTCTCGCACCACGGCCAGCACACAGATGAATGTGCAGAGCTCTCGCTCTCACGCCATCTTCACCATCCACCTGTGCCAAGTCCGCGTGTGCGCCCCGGACAACAAC GAAACCGTGACGGACAATCGTCTCGCAAGCAATTCGGACATCAGTGAGTTTGAAACGCTGACGGCCAAATTCCACTTTGTGGATCTGGCAGGTTCTGAGAGGCTGAAGAGAACCGGGGCGACAGGAGACCGAGCAAAAGAGGGCATCTCCATCAACTGTGGTCTG CTGGCTTTGGGAAATGTCATCAGCGCTCTGGGAGACAGAAGTAAACGCTCCACCCACGTGCCTTACAGAGACTCCAAACTAACACGGCTCTTACAGGACTCACTGGGCGGCAACAG TCAAACGATGATGATCGCCTGCATCAGTCCGTCAGACCGGGACTTCATGGAGACTTTGAACACTCTAAAGTACGCCAACAGAGCCCGAAACATTAAGAACAAGGTGATGGTGAACCAGGACAAAGCCAGTCAACAGATCAGCGCATTAAGGACAGAAATCGCACGACTGCAGATGGAATTGATGGAGTATAAGACG GGGAAACGCATGGTGGGCGAAGATGGCATGGAGGGCATCAATGACTTGGTCCATGAGAACTCTATGCTGCAGACAGAGAACAACAACCTTAGAGTGAGAGTCAAGGCAATGCAGGAGACCATCGATGCTCAGAGAGCCAGACTCACACAGATCCTCAGTGACCAAGCCTACCAGGTTATGGCCAAAGCAG GTGAAGGCAATGAAGAGATCGGAAACATGATTCAGAACTACATCAAAGAAATCGAGGAACTCCG AGCCAAACTTCTCGAAAGCGAGGCTGTGTGTGAAAATCTCAGGAAGAGCTTGTCCCGAGCCTCCACGCGCTCCTCCCTGTACGGGGGCCCGGGGTCCTTTTCCTCTGCCCTGGTGGTCCCTGAGAAGGAGGCCAACGAAGTCATTGAGATGGCCAAGCGAAACCTGGAGAAGctcaagaaaataaagaagaagaagaaaaagag taCTAACAAAGAGGAAGCGCCGGATAATGAACAGGAGCAAAGCAATGAAGACGTGGCAGAG gaGGGCAGTGACCACGACGAAGCCGAggatgctgatgctgaggagGATGAATACGACCTGGCGGGAGATGAGACATCTGAGGACTCGGACTctgaggagctggatgagaaag AAGACGTCCAGGCCGACCTCGCCAACATCACGTGTGAGATCGCCATTAAACAGAAGCTGATAGATGAGCTCGAGAACAGCCAGCGGCGTCTACACACCCTGAAGCAGCAGTATGAACAGAAGCTGACGATGCTGCAGAACAAGATCCGAGACACGCAGCTGGAGAGGGACAAGGTGTTGCACAACATCG GTTCAGTTGAGTCGGGAATGGAGGAAAAGGCCAAAAAGATCCGAGTAGAATATGAGAGGAAGCTCAGCTCCATGAACAAGGAGTTGCAGAAGCTGCAGTCAGCTCAGAGGGAGCACGCCCGACTCCTGAAGAACCAGTCACAGTACGAGAAACAGCTCAAAAAACTGCAGATGGATGTGACCGAGATGAAGAAGACTAAG GTGGCGCTGATGCGCCagatgaaggagcagcaggaccgaaacagagctgcagagagcaggaggaaccgGGAGATCGCCTCTCTGAAGAAAGACCAGCGCAGAGCAGAG TACCAGCTGAAGCAGATGGAAGCCCAGAAGAGACAACAAGAAATGATGCTccgcaggaagactgaagag GTGTCAGCTCTTCGGCGTCAGGTGAGGCCCGCGTCTGGGACAGTGAGTAGAAAGGTGAGTTTACCTGAGACATCCCATAAACCCACCCAAGGGAGGATGTCCGCGTCTGGAGTGGCCTCATCCAATGGAGCCAG GAATTCTTCAGTGAGAATGGGAAGTGTCTACCTCACCCGGACAGCCAGGACCAAATGGCAATCCCTGGAGAGACGaatcagtgacatcatcatgcAGAGGATGACCATCTCCAACATGGAGACGGATATGAACCGGCTGCTGAGA CAACGTGAGGACCTGACCAAGAGGAGAGAGCGAGTCtccaggaagagagaaaagatggCGGCAGAGGGGGCTGATGCTGATCGCAGTCTGGCCTCCCTGAACGAGGAGCTGGAGTCTCTGGGCGCCAACATCGACTACATCAACGACAGCATTGCTGACTGCCAGGCCAATATCATGCAGATGGAGGAGGCAAAG gaggaaggagacaCGGTGGATGTGGCTGCAGTGATCAGCTCCTGTAGTTTATCAGAGGCTCGCTTTCTTCTGGACCACTTAATGAATTTGGCCATCAATAAG GGTCTGCAAGCATCACAGAAGGACTCCCAGCTGAAGGTGATGGAGGGCAGGTTGAAGCAGACTGAGATCAACAGCGCcacacagaaccagctgctctTCCACATGCTGAAGGAGAAGGCAGAGATTAACCCAGAGCTGGAGGCTCTGCTGGGCAACGCTCTGCAAG AGTTAGGTTACCTGTCACCAG AAAAcggagaggacagcagcagtgaCGAGTCCACTCCCAGTCCAGCCGCAGAGGGCAG CACACTAGCGTCAGATCTGATGAAGCTGTGTGGAGAATCCAGACAAAGAAATAAG GCTCGTCGGCGAGCCGCCACTCAGATGGAGCTGCTGTACGCCAGCAGTGGGGATCTGTCCTGTGAGGTGCCCGGCGGAgacttcccctcccctctgccgTCGCTTTCGGAGCAACGGGAAGGTCTGTCAGACACGCGGGGTCAGACATCGGGACAGCTCCAGGAGCGCGAGTGGGCCGTGTCCCCGTCTCCACTGACTGCCAGACCCGTTACCTT gtctggagcCAGGTCACCGACCGGGCCGGAGAGGAGGCAAATGGAGCGCTCGCCGCTCAGCCGACGGAAGCAAACAACCCCGACAACCATcgcagccacacacacgccttcgGTTAGCACAGCGGAGGCTGTGGCTAAAAGCAGCAACTACCAATCACC tttggaGGAATCTCCATTATCTGAAGGCGATAG AGGTGTGATTAATCCCGTGACGACGACTAAAACCAGCCGCGCGACCAAGCTCCAGTGTGTCTATATAGCAGAGGGACACTCCAAGCCCGTTTTATGCGTCGACGCCACAGACGACCTGCTCTTCACAGGATCCAAAG ATCGCACGTGTAAAGTGTGGAATTTGGTGACTGGTCAGGAGATCATGTCTCTGTCAGATCATCCCAGCAGTGTGGTGTCAGTCCG GTACACTTCCAGCCTTGTCTTCACTGTTTCCACTGCTTACATCAAAGTCTGGGACATCCGGGACTCTGCCAAATGTGTCCGCACTCTCAC GTCATCGGGCCAGGTGGGTTCAGGTGACACCACTTCCTCTGTCAGGAGTTTTTCTGTGCCACCGGGAGAGAGTCAGATCAACCAGATCGCCCTGAACCCGTCGGGGTACTTTCtctacgctgctgctgctaatgctgtgCGTATGTGGGACCTCCGCAA GTTCGCATCCACGGGGAAGTTGACGGGCCACTTGGGGCCTGTCCTGTGTTTGGCTGTTGACAGGTTGGGCAGTGGACAGGATGTTGTCCTTacaggctccaaagaccatcaCATTAAA ATGCATGAAGTGGGAGAAGGCACCCAGGGCAGCATCGGCTCCAGCCACACCTTCGAGCCTGCGCATCAGGACGGCGTGGAGTCTCTGACCGTGCACAGAGACGTCTTCTTTAGTGGGTCCAGAGATTGCCACATCAAGAAGTGGGACTTGGCCAgtaagcagctgctgcag TCTTCCGGCACCCAGGGCGACTGGGTGAGCGCTCTGGGGGTAGTTCCCGGCTCCGCGGTGCTGCTGAGCGGATGCAGAGGCGGGCTGCTGCATCTCTGGCACGCCGACTCACTCGCACCTCTCGGTGAGGTCCGGGGGCACGACAGTCCCATCAACGGTCTCGCCACTAACAGCAACCAAGTGTTCACAGCATCAGA TGACCGCACTGTGAAGATTTGGGAAGCCAAAGGATCTCTAGAGGAAGGAGTCTACTGA
- the LOC101073939 gene encoding kinesin-like protein KIF21A isoform X2, which yields MSSGPDESSVRVALRIRPQLAKEKIEGCHICTFVMPGEPQVVLGKDKAFTYDHVFDIDTQQETIYQHCTGRLIEGCFEGYNATIFAYGQTGSGKTYTMGTGFDVNIGDDELGIIPRAVNHLFRGIEERKQAATAQGRPVPEFKINAQFLELYNEEVLDLFDTARDPEARKQRSNIRIHEDANGGIYTVGVTTRTVTSAAEMIQCLKIGALSRTTASTQMNVQSSRSHAIFTIHLCQVRVCAPDNNETVTDNRLASNSDISEFETLTAKFHFVDLAGSERLKRTGATGDRAKEGISINCGLLALGNVISALGDRSKRSTHVPYRDSKLTRLLQDSLGGNSQTMMIACISPSDRDFMETLNTLKYANRARNIKNKVMVNQDKASQQISALRTEIARLQMELMEYKTGKRMVGEDGMEGINDLVHENSMLQTENNNLRVRVKAMQETIDAQRARLTQILSDQAYQVMAKAGEGNEEIGNMIQNYIKEIEELRAKLLESEAVCENLRKSLSRASTRSSLYGGPGSFSSALVVPEKEANEVIEMAKRNLEKLKKIKKKKKKRLRRYEESHQHWHAEGPSTNKEEAPDNEQEQSNEDVAEEGSDHDEAEDADAEEDEYDLAGDETSEDSDSEELDEKDVQADLANITCEIAIKQKLIDELENSQRRLHTLKQQYEQKLTMLQNKIRDTQLERDKVLHNIGSVESGMEEKAKKIRVEYERKLSSMNKELQKLQSAQREHARLLKNQSQYEKQLKKLQMDVTEMKKTKVALMRQMKEQQDRNRAAESRRNREIASLKKDQRRAEYQLKQMEAQKRQQEMMLRRKTEEVSALRRQVRPASGTVSRKVSLPETSHKPTQGRMSASGVASSNGARNSSVRMGSVYLTRTARTKWQSLERRISDIIMQRMTISNMETDMNRLLRQREDLTKRRERVSRKREKMAAEGADADRSLASLNEELESLGANIDYINDSIADCQANIMQMEEAKEEGDTVDVAAVISSCSLSEARFLLDHLMNLAINKGLQASQKDSQLKVMEGRLKQTEINSATQNQLLFHMLKEKAEINPELEALLGNALQELGYLSPENGEDSSSDESTPSPAAEGSTLASDLMKLCGESRQRNKARRRAATQMELLYASSGDLSCEVPGGDFPSPLPSLSEQREGLSDTRGQTSGQLQEREWAVSPSPLTARPVTLSGARSPTGPERRQMERSPLSRRKQTTPTTIAATHTPSVSTAEAVAKSSNYQSPLEESPLSEGDRGVINPVTTTKTSRATKLQCVYIAEGHSKPVLCVDATDDLLFTGSKDRTCKVWNLVTGQEIMSLSDHPSSVVSVRYTSSLVFTVSTAYIKVWDIRDSAKCVRTLTSSGQVGSGDTTSSVRSFSVPPGESQINQIALNPSGYFLYAAAANAVRMWDLRKFASTGKLTGHLGPVLCLAVDRLGSGQDVVLTGSKDHHIKMHEVGEGTQGSIGSSHTFEPAHQDGVESLTVHRDVFFSGSRDCHIKKWDLASKQLLQSSGTQGDWVSALGVVPGSAVLLSGCRGGLLHLWHADSLAPLGEVRGHDSPINGLATNSNQVFTASDDRTVKIWEAKGSLEEGVY from the exons GATCCGTCCTCAGCTGGCCAAAGAGAAGATCGAGGGCTGCCACATCTGCACCTTTGTGATGCCCGGCGAGCCCCAGGTGGTCCTGGGCAAGGACAAGGCCTTCACCTACGACCACGTCTTTGACATAGACACTCAGCAGGAGACCATCTACCAGCACTGCACCGGGCGACTGATCGAAGGCTGCTTTGAGGGATACAATGCCACCATCTTTGCATACGGACAG ACAGGCTCGGGGAAGACCTACACTATGGGAACCGGCTTTGATGTCAACATCGGCGACGATGAGCTGGGCATAATTCCCCGCGCCGTCAACCACCTGTTCAGGGGAATTGAGGAGCGCAAACAAGCTGCCACGGCGCAGGGCAGGCCTGTCCCCGAGTTCAAGATTAACGCGCAGTTCCTGGAG CTGTACAATGAGGAAGTGCTGGACTTGTTCGATACAGCACGAGACCCCGAAGCCAGAAAACAACGATCCAACATCAGGATCCACGAGGACGCCAACGGGGGCATCTACACCGTCGGCGTGACCACGCGCACCGTCACGTCTGCAGCTGAG ATGATACAGTGCTTGAAGATAGGCGCCCTGTCTCGCACCACGGCCAGCACACAGATGAATGTGCAGAGCTCTCGCTCTCACGCCATCTTCACCATCCACCTGTGCCAAGTCCGCGTGTGCGCCCCGGACAACAAC GAAACCGTGACGGACAATCGTCTCGCAAGCAATTCGGACATCAGTGAGTTTGAAACGCTGACGGCCAAATTCCACTTTGTGGATCTGGCAGGTTCTGAGAGGCTGAAGAGAACCGGGGCGACAGGAGACCGAGCAAAAGAGGGCATCTCCATCAACTGTGGTCTG CTGGCTTTGGGAAATGTCATCAGCGCTCTGGGAGACAGAAGTAAACGCTCCACCCACGTGCCTTACAGAGACTCCAAACTAACACGGCTCTTACAGGACTCACTGGGCGGCAACAG TCAAACGATGATGATCGCCTGCATCAGTCCGTCAGACCGGGACTTCATGGAGACTTTGAACACTCTAAAGTACGCCAACAGAGCCCGAAACATTAAGAACAAGGTGATGGTGAACCAGGACAAAGCCAGTCAACAGATCAGCGCATTAAGGACAGAAATCGCACGACTGCAGATGGAATTGATGGAGTATAAGACG GGGAAACGCATGGTGGGCGAAGATGGCATGGAGGGCATCAATGACTTGGTCCATGAGAACTCTATGCTGCAGACAGAGAACAACAACCTTAGAGTGAGAGTCAAGGCAATGCAGGAGACCATCGATGCTCAGAGAGCCAGACTCACACAGATCCTCAGTGACCAAGCCTACCAGGTTATGGCCAAAGCAG GTGAAGGCAATGAAGAGATCGGAAACATGATTCAGAACTACATCAAAGAAATCGAGGAACTCCG AGCCAAACTTCTCGAAAGCGAGGCTGTGTGTGAAAATCTCAGGAAGAGCTTGTCCCGAGCCTCCACGCGCTCCTCCCTGTACGGGGGCCCGGGGTCCTTTTCCTCTGCCCTGGTGGTCCCTGAGAAGGAGGCCAACGAAGTCATTGAGATGGCCAAGCGAAACCTGGAGAAGctcaagaaaataaagaagaagaagaaaaagag ACTCAGGAGATATGAAGAGAGTCACCAGCACTGGCATGCTGAAGGCCCCAG taCTAACAAAGAGGAAGCGCCGGATAATGAACAGGAGCAAAGCAATGAAGACGTGGCAGAG gaGGGCAGTGACCACGACGAAGCCGAggatgctgatgctgaggagGATGAATACGACCTGGCGGGAGATGAGACATCTGAGGACTCGGACTctgaggagctggatgagaaag ACGTCCAGGCCGACCTCGCCAACATCACGTGTGAGATCGCCATTAAACAGAAGCTGATAGATGAGCTCGAGAACAGCCAGCGGCGTCTACACACCCTGAAGCAGCAGTATGAACAGAAGCTGACGATGCTGCAGAACAAGATCCGAGACACGCAGCTGGAGAGGGACAAGGTGTTGCACAACATCG GTTCAGTTGAGTCGGGAATGGAGGAAAAGGCCAAAAAGATCCGAGTAGAATATGAGAGGAAGCTCAGCTCCATGAACAAGGAGTTGCAGAAGCTGCAGTCAGCTCAGAGGGAGCACGCCCGACTCCTGAAGAACCAGTCACAGTACGAGAAACAGCTCAAAAAACTGCAGATGGATGTGACCGAGATGAAGAAGACTAAG GTGGCGCTGATGCGCCagatgaaggagcagcaggaccgaaacagagctgcagagagcaggaggaaccgGGAGATCGCCTCTCTGAAGAAAGACCAGCGCAGAGCAGAG TACCAGCTGAAGCAGATGGAAGCCCAGAAGAGACAACAAGAAATGATGCTccgcaggaagactgaagag GTGTCAGCTCTTCGGCGTCAGGTGAGGCCCGCGTCTGGGACAGTGAGTAGAAAGGTGAGTTTACCTGAGACATCCCATAAACCCACCCAAGGGAGGATGTCCGCGTCTGGAGTGGCCTCATCCAATGGAGCCAG GAATTCTTCAGTGAGAATGGGAAGTGTCTACCTCACCCGGACAGCCAGGACCAAATGGCAATCCCTGGAGAGACGaatcagtgacatcatcatgcAGAGGATGACCATCTCCAACATGGAGACGGATATGAACCGGCTGCTGAGA CAACGTGAGGACCTGACCAAGAGGAGAGAGCGAGTCtccaggaagagagaaaagatggCGGCAGAGGGGGCTGATGCTGATCGCAGTCTGGCCTCCCTGAACGAGGAGCTGGAGTCTCTGGGCGCCAACATCGACTACATCAACGACAGCATTGCTGACTGCCAGGCCAATATCATGCAGATGGAGGAGGCAAAG gaggaaggagacaCGGTGGATGTGGCTGCAGTGATCAGCTCCTGTAGTTTATCAGAGGCTCGCTTTCTTCTGGACCACTTAATGAATTTGGCCATCAATAAG GGTCTGCAAGCATCACAGAAGGACTCCCAGCTGAAGGTGATGGAGGGCAGGTTGAAGCAGACTGAGATCAACAGCGCcacacagaaccagctgctctTCCACATGCTGAAGGAGAAGGCAGAGATTAACCCAGAGCTGGAGGCTCTGCTGGGCAACGCTCTGCAAG AGTTAGGTTACCTGTCACCAG AAAAcggagaggacagcagcagtgaCGAGTCCACTCCCAGTCCAGCCGCAGAGGGCAG CACACTAGCGTCAGATCTGATGAAGCTGTGTGGAGAATCCAGACAAAGAAATAAG GCTCGTCGGCGAGCCGCCACTCAGATGGAGCTGCTGTACGCCAGCAGTGGGGATCTGTCCTGTGAGGTGCCCGGCGGAgacttcccctcccctctgccgTCGCTTTCGGAGCAACGGGAAGGTCTGTCAGACACGCGGGGTCAGACATCGGGACAGCTCCAGGAGCGCGAGTGGGCCGTGTCCCCGTCTCCACTGACTGCCAGACCCGTTACCTT gtctggagcCAGGTCACCGACCGGGCCGGAGAGGAGGCAAATGGAGCGCTCGCCGCTCAGCCGACGGAAGCAAACAACCCCGACAACCATcgcagccacacacacgccttcgGTTAGCACAGCGGAGGCTGTGGCTAAAAGCAGCAACTACCAATCACC tttggaGGAATCTCCATTATCTGAAGGCGATAG AGGTGTGATTAATCCCGTGACGACGACTAAAACCAGCCGCGCGACCAAGCTCCAGTGTGTCTATATAGCAGAGGGACACTCCAAGCCCGTTTTATGCGTCGACGCCACAGACGACCTGCTCTTCACAGGATCCAAAG ATCGCACGTGTAAAGTGTGGAATTTGGTGACTGGTCAGGAGATCATGTCTCTGTCAGATCATCCCAGCAGTGTGGTGTCAGTCCG GTACACTTCCAGCCTTGTCTTCACTGTTTCCACTGCTTACATCAAAGTCTGGGACATCCGGGACTCTGCCAAATGTGTCCGCACTCTCAC GTCATCGGGCCAGGTGGGTTCAGGTGACACCACTTCCTCTGTCAGGAGTTTTTCTGTGCCACCGGGAGAGAGTCAGATCAACCAGATCGCCCTGAACCCGTCGGGGTACTTTCtctacgctgctgctgctaatgctgtgCGTATGTGGGACCTCCGCAA GTTCGCATCCACGGGGAAGTTGACGGGCCACTTGGGGCCTGTCCTGTGTTTGGCTGTTGACAGGTTGGGCAGTGGACAGGATGTTGTCCTTacaggctccaaagaccatcaCATTAAA ATGCATGAAGTGGGAGAAGGCACCCAGGGCAGCATCGGCTCCAGCCACACCTTCGAGCCTGCGCATCAGGACGGCGTGGAGTCTCTGACCGTGCACAGAGACGTCTTCTTTAGTGGGTCCAGAGATTGCCACATCAAGAAGTGGGACTTGGCCAgtaagcagctgctgcag TCTTCCGGCACCCAGGGCGACTGGGTGAGCGCTCTGGGGGTAGTTCCCGGCTCCGCGGTGCTGCTGAGCGGATGCAGAGGCGGGCTGCTGCATCTCTGGCACGCCGACTCACTCGCACCTCTCGGTGAGGTCCGGGGGCACGACAGTCCCATCAACGGTCTCGCCACTAACAGCAACCAAGTGTTCACAGCATCAGA TGACCGCACTGTGAAGATTTGGGAAGCCAAAGGATCTCTAGAGGAAGGAGTCTACTGA